A window from Exiguobacterium marinum DSM 16307 encodes these proteins:
- a CDS encoding prepilin peptidase produces the protein MIELIGFLYSIVLGAVITSFTNVVGLRVPRQQSIVTPRSHCPSCGHELSPWELIPIFGYVALRGRCHGCGERIAPTYPIFELLGAIGYGYSFSLYGFSVTTLLAFAFLSTLLALAVSDLSTMLVPNVILRFTAPVLLVLTYITGASWWTPLAGALLGFSLLATVFFLSKGGLGAGDVKLFTMIGLVLGPRDVLVALFLSSLIGAVVGIGLMMTKKIGRKQPIPFVPSIALGTMLTFWFSESFFDWYFELM, from the coding sequence TTGATTGAATTGATTGGATTCCTATATAGCATCGTCCTTGGGGCGGTCATCACGTCGTTCACGAACGTCGTCGGGCTCCGCGTGCCACGCCAGCAATCGATCGTGACGCCGCGGTCACATTGTCCGTCTTGCGGTCACGAATTGTCACCGTGGGAACTCATCCCGATTTTCGGCTATGTTGCCCTTCGAGGCAGATGTCACGGGTGTGGCGAGCGGATCGCGCCGACGTATCCAATATTTGAACTGCTCGGAGCCATCGGATATGGCTATAGCTTTTCACTCTACGGATTCAGTGTGACGACGCTTCTCGCGTTCGCTTTCTTGTCGACGCTCCTGGCGCTGGCGGTGTCTGATTTATCGACAATGCTCGTGCCGAACGTTATTTTGCGATTCACAGCACCGGTGCTACTCGTCCTTACATACATTACTGGAGCATCCTGGTGGACACCACTTGCGGGAGCGCTCCTCGGATTTTCGCTCCTTGCGACCGTCTTTTTCTTGTCAAAAGGGGGACTTGGGGCAGGCGACGTCAAATTGTTTACTATGATCGGTCTTGTGCTCGGTCCGCGTGACGTGCTCGTCGCCTTATTTCTATCGAGCTTGATTGGTGCGGTCGTCGGTATTGGATTGATGATGACAAAGAAAATTGGACGAAAACAGCCGATTCCGTTCGTGCCATCTATCGCGCTCGGGACGATGTTGACGTTTTGGTTTAGTGAAAGCTTTTTTGATTGGTATTTTGAGTTGATGTAG
- a CDS encoding type II secretion system F family protein — MAIFQYEGKLLNGKRKKGRITAVSLREAKDKLRQESILVTDLSELESTGLNMEVNLLPERVKIEHLIMYVRQFATLIRAGVPIVRATSILRVQTESKVLKKALSQIEDDLKEGIAYSVAIQKHPRVFSNFFSSMALAGETSGNLEEALDQIGLQLQKQYDIKRKVISALTYPLVVSIVAIGVVAFLMVNVVPTFASIFGQLGGELPLITKIVVAVSDFIAAYWWLLLGLAILGVLTFTWMLKRDRERFVIDGLLLKMPIFGTIVMKSQIALLTRSLAVLLQAAVPILTAIEITERIVSNRVIRKGLMEARDMMAQGVPLHEPLMRNSNFPALMTQMIAVGEESGDLDSMLNEVAEFYETEVETTTDRLKSIIEPLLIVVLASVVGVIVISIVVPMFQIYGDIQNQ, encoded by the coding sequence ATGGCGATATTCCAGTATGAAGGGAAACTATTGAACGGGAAACGCAAGAAAGGGCGCATCACGGCCGTCTCACTTCGGGAGGCGAAAGATAAATTGCGTCAAGAATCGATTCTCGTGACAGACCTATCCGAGCTCGAGTCGACCGGACTGAATATGGAAGTGAATTTACTTCCGGAACGTGTGAAGATTGAACACCTGATCATGTACGTTCGACAGTTTGCGACGCTCATCCGGGCAGGTGTCCCAATCGTTCGGGCGACCTCGATTTTACGGGTACAGACTGAATCGAAAGTGTTGAAGAAAGCACTTAGTCAAATCGAGGATGATTTAAAAGAAGGGATTGCCTATTCCGTCGCGATTCAAAAACATCCGCGCGTCTTCTCGAACTTCTTTAGTTCGATGGCACTCGCCGGGGAGACGAGCGGTAACTTAGAGGAAGCGCTCGATCAAATCGGGCTTCAACTCCAAAAGCAATATGATATAAAGCGGAAAGTCATCTCCGCTCTCACCTATCCGTTGGTCGTCTCGATTGTCGCCATCGGTGTGGTCGCCTTTTTAATGGTGAACGTCGTCCCGACGTTCGCGAGTATCTTCGGTCAACTCGGTGGTGAGCTACCGCTTATTACAAAAATCGTCGTCGCGGTCTCTGACTTCATCGCTGCCTACTGGTGGCTGTTGCTCGGACTCGCGATTCTCGGAGTCCTCACCTTCACTTGGATGTTGAAGCGGGATCGGGAACGGTTCGTTATCGATGGGTTGCTACTAAAGATGCCGATTTTCGGGACGATCGTGATGAAGTCTCAGATTGCGTTATTGACACGAAGTTTAGCTGTTCTCTTACAGGCGGCCGTCCCGATTTTGACGGCGATTGAAATCACCGAGCGCATCGTATCAAACCGCGTCATCCGAAAAGGACTGATGGAGGCTCGTGACATGATGGCGCAAGGGGTGCCGCTCCATGAACCGCTTATGCGTAACTCGAACTTTCCGGCACTTATGACCCAGATGATTGCGGTCGGGGAAGAGAGTGGGGATTTAGATTCGATGTTGAACGAAGTGGCGGAGTTTTATGAGACCGAGGTCGAGACGACAACCGACCGATTGAAGTCCATCATCGAACCGCTTCTGATCGTTGTATTGGCAAGTGTCGTCGGAGTCATCGTCATCTCGATTGTCGTCCCGATGTTCCAAATTTATGGGGATATACAGAATCAGTAG
- a CDS encoding type IV pilus twitching motility protein PilT, which yields MINQSIEVILTNAVEKRASDIHLTAGSPPIIRVDGSLITMGEEKVLPHHLEGYLKEIMTEDMRERLERDRDLDFSFGVPRVSRFRVNAYYQRGTIAIAFRSISGEIPTLNELNLPTVLKRLIEKPHGLILVTGPTGSGKSTTLAAMIHEINRTQRKRIITLEDPIEYLHSHDQSIVDQREIGSDVMKFVSGLRAALRQDPDVILLGEMRDLETISTAMTAAETGHLVMATLHTSSAMSTVSRIIDAFPAEQQDQIRTQLANVLLGVVSQRLFPRIDVPKGRVAAMEIMLGNPAVANLIRNEKEFQLPTVIQTSRQNGMQSMDAAIEQLVRQGIINPNAVPTEEMR from the coding sequence ATGATTAATCAATCGATTGAAGTCATCTTGACGAATGCGGTCGAGAAACGTGCCTCAGACATTCATCTGACGGCAGGCTCACCTCCGATCATTCGAGTAGATGGGAGTCTCATCACGATGGGCGAGGAGAAGGTATTGCCTCATCATCTCGAAGGATATTTAAAAGAAATTATGACGGAGGACATGCGGGAACGTTTAGAGCGAGACCGGGATCTTGACTTCTCGTTCGGTGTTCCACGTGTTTCGCGTTTTCGAGTCAATGCTTACTATCAACGGGGTACGATTGCCATCGCATTCCGTTCCATTTCCGGGGAAATCCCGACATTGAATGAGCTGAACCTTCCGACGGTGTTGAAGCGCTTGATTGAAAAGCCGCACGGTCTCATCCTTGTGACGGGTCCGACCGGTTCAGGAAAATCAACGACGCTTGCGGCGATGATTCATGAGATCAACCGGACGCAGCGAAAACGGATCATCACGTTAGAAGATCCGATCGAATATTTGCATTCCCATGACCAAAGCATCGTCGACCAACGGGAGATCGGCTCCGATGTCATGAAGTTCGTGAGCGGGTTGCGGGCTGCTTTACGTCAAGATCCGGACGTCATTTTGCTCGGGGAGATGCGTGACTTAGAGACGATCTCGACGGCGATGACGGCGGCAGAGACGGGTCACCTCGTCATGGCGACGCTCCATACATCGAGTGCGATGTCGACCGTGAGCCGAATCATCGATGCGTTCCCAGCTGAGCAACAAGACCAAATCCGGACGCAACTCGCCAACGTCCTTCTCGGGGTCGTCAGTCAGCGGTTATTTCCTCGGATCGATGTGCCTAAAGGCCGTGTCGCCGCCATGGAAATCATGTTAGGGAATCCGGCTGTCGCCAATTTGATTCGAAATGAAAAAGAATTCCAATTGCCGACCGTCATCCAGACGAGTCGCCAAAATGGGATGCAATCGATGGATGCTGCCATCGAGCAATTGGTACGGCAAGGAATCATCAATCCAAACGCCGTCCCGACAGAAGAGATGAGGTGA
- a CDS encoding prepilin-type N-terminal cleavage/methylation domain-containing protein → MVEKLKMIWQDAKQLKDERGLTLVELLVVVVILGIIAAIAVVAIGGIIENSKKDAMVADARQMVSAAKLYTASNPIDSEAVLEFTPLAESSTNVDMSSYVSDLKDPLNSGAAYDDAIVFVSQSAGQYEYRVFLDGKKVIGGNTKATAILENNLSKDEIE, encoded by the coding sequence ATGGTAGAAAAGTTGAAAATGATTTGGCAAGATGCCAAACAGTTAAAAGATGAGCGTGGACTCACACTCGTCGAGTTACTCGTCGTCGTCGTTATTTTAGGGATTATCGCAGCCATCGCAGTCGTTGCGATTGGTGGGATCATTGAGAACTCGAAGAAAGATGCAATGGTTGCTGATGCGAGGCAAATGGTGAGTGCGGCGAAGTTGTATACTGCTTCGAATCCAATAGATAGTGAAGCTGTACTCGAGTTTACTCCGTTAGCTGAAAGTTCAACAAATGTTGATATGTCTTCTTATGTGAGTGATTTAAAAGATCCATTGAATTCGGGTGCTGCATACGATGATGCAATAGTGTTTGTATCTCAAAGTGCTGGTCAGTATGAATACCGTGTATTTTTAGATGGTAAGAAAGTAATTGGTGGAAATACAAAGGCCACAGCCATTCTTGAAAACAATTTATCAAAAGATGAAATAGAATAA
- a CDS encoding GspE/PulE family protein, with translation MRRTKRRLGEMLIEAGLITTSQLDEALEQKRPGEKLGDALIRLNHITETQLIQMVHEQLQVPIIELYSYDINVTVTKLVPKALAQKHDIMPFEVNGNTLHVVTADPLDLIAIDDVRLQTGMNIEIGIATREQIRKTISRYYEMDHSLIEILKEDAPEIERQETASRDDAPIIRLVNQLFLSAIDQRASDIHFDPHEKQLHVRFRIDGDLRTETVYPKKIQSVMLTRLKVMSNLDITESRLPQDGRIKYTLRNRAYDFRVSTLPTMYGEKIVIRVLDSSQGLTDLTKLGFGERNEQSYRDMLKRPNGIILITGPTGSGKSSTLYASLKELNDETKNIITVEDPVEYQLDGINQVQVNSKVGLTFASGLRSILRQDPNIVMVGEIRDTETAEIAIRASLTGHLVLSTLHTNSAISSITRLVDMGVEPFLVAASTTGLVAQRLVRRVCRDCGHAEPVSKSEQSLFEAERVHIEQVVRGKGCTSCNFTGYRGRLAIHEVIPIDEGLRRMIMNQATESEMVDYAKSQGATFLLADGLEKVAAGLTTTEEILRTVITENAYD, from the coding sequence GTGAGACGAACGAAACGTAGATTAGGCGAGATGCTGATTGAGGCGGGACTCATTACGACAAGTCAGCTCGATGAGGCACTCGAACAAAAGCGTCCCGGAGAAAAGCTAGGAGACGCACTGATTCGACTGAACCATATTACGGAAACGCAGTTGATTCAAATGGTTCATGAACAGTTGCAAGTTCCGATTATTGAATTGTATTCCTATGATATCAACGTGACGGTCACGAAACTCGTGCCGAAAGCGTTGGCGCAAAAGCATGACATCATGCCATTTGAGGTGAATGGAAATACGCTTCATGTCGTGACAGCTGATCCACTTGATCTCATTGCGATCGATGACGTCCGGTTACAGACCGGCATGAACATCGAGATTGGGATTGCGACAAGAGAGCAAATTCGAAAGACGATCAGTCGCTACTACGAGATGGACCATTCGCTCATCGAAATTTTGAAAGAGGATGCTCCAGAAATCGAGCGGCAAGAGACTGCTAGTCGAGATGATGCCCCGATTATCCGACTTGTGAACCAACTGTTCTTAAGTGCGATCGATCAACGTGCATCGGATATTCATTTTGATCCGCACGAGAAACAACTTCATGTGCGTTTTCGGATTGACGGGGACTTACGGACAGAAACGGTCTACCCGAAGAAAATTCAAAGCGTCATGCTGACGCGTCTCAAAGTCATGAGTAACCTTGACATTACGGAGAGTCGTCTGCCGCAAGATGGTCGGATCAAGTATACGTTGCGCAACCGGGCCTATGACTTCCGGGTGTCGACGCTCCCGACGATGTATGGGGAAAAGATTGTTATTCGGGTCCTTGATTCATCACAAGGACTGACCGATTTGACGAAACTCGGATTCGGTGAACGAAACGAACAGTCGTACCGCGACATGTTGAAACGTCCGAATGGCATTATCCTGATTACCGGTCCGACCGGTTCAGGGAAGTCCTCGACACTATACGCATCGTTGAAAGAATTGAATGATGAGACGAAGAACATCATCACGGTTGAAGACCCGGTCGAATACCAACTTGATGGCATCAACCAGGTCCAGGTCAATTCAAAAGTCGGGTTGACGTTTGCGTCAGGTCTTCGCTCAATTTTGCGACAAGACCCGAACATCGTCATGGTCGGGGAGATACGTGACACCGAGACGGCTGAGATTGCCATTCGTGCCTCGCTCACCGGTCACCTCGTCTTATCAACGTTACATACGAATTCAGCAATCAGTTCCATCACGCGTCTCGTCGATATGGGCGTCGAGCCATTTCTTGTCGCCGCTTCGACGACCGGGCTCGTCGCGCAACGTCTCGTTCGACGCGTCTGTCGTGACTGTGGGCATGCCGAACCAGTCTCGAAAAGTGAACAGAGCCTGTTTGAAGCGGAAAGGGTTCACATCGAACAAGTCGTTCGTGGAAAAGGATGCACCTCATGTAACTTCACGGGTTATCGGGGTCGTCTTGCCATTCATGAAGTCATTCCGATTGATGAAGGTTTGCGTCGGATGATTATGAACCAAGCGACCGAGTCCGAGATGGTCGATTACGCCAAGTCGCAAGGCGCAACGTTCCTGCTTGCAGATGGATTAGAAAAAGTCGCCGCCGGTTTGACGACGACAGAAGAAATATTACGAACGGTCATTACGGAGAATGCTTATGATTAA